In one uncultured Devosia sp. genomic region, the following are encoded:
- the rpoB gene encoding DNA-directed RNA polymerase subunit beta produces the protein MATTFNGRRKVRKSFGSIREVTEMPNLIEVQKASYDQFLLVDEPKGGRPDEGLQSVFRSVFPISDFSNTASLEFVKYEFEQPKYDIDECRARDITFAAPLKVTLRLIVFEVDEETGAKSVKDIKEQDVYMGDMPFMTSNGTFIVNGTERVIVSQMHRSPGVFFDHDKGKTHSSGKLLFAGRIIPYRGSWLDIEFDAKDVVYARIDRRRKIPVTSLLKALGMDAEEILDTYYNKLTFEKTATGWQKPYDAEKMKNAKPSTDLIDAKTGDVVHEAGKKLSARQAKKLAENGLTHLLAVNEDLYGMYVAEDLISMKTGEVYMEAGDELDEKTLTKLLDLGFDELPILDIDHISIGGYIRNTLAVDKNESREDALFDIYRVMRPGEPPTVDTAEAMFQSLFFDSERYDLSAVGRVKMNMRLELDAPDTMRTLRKEDIVEVVRTLVDLRDGRGEIDDIDNLGNRRVRSVGELMENSYRLGLLRMERAIKERMSSVEIDTVMPQDLINAKPAAAAVREFFGSSQLSQFMDQTNPLSEITHKRRLSALGPGGLTRERAGFEVRDVHPTHYGRICPIETPEGPNIGLINSLSTFARVNKYGFIETPYRKIVDGKLTTDVVYLSAMEEAKHYVAQANVEFNADGTLTHDLVVARHAGDNGLTPKENVDLMDVSPKQMVSVAASLIPFLENDDANRALMGSNMQRQAVPLLRAHAPFVGTGMEAVVARDSGAAIVAKRKGIVDQVDATRIVIRATEETDASKSGVDIYNLMKFQRSNQSTCINQRPLVVVGDHVNQGDIIADGPSTELGDLALGRNVLVAFMPWNGYNFEDSILLSEKIAMQDVFTSIHIEEYEVMARDTKLGPEEITRDIPNVSEEALKNLDEAGIVHIGAEVAPGDILVGKITPKGESPMTPEEKLLRAIFGEKASDVRDTSLRVPPGDAGTVVEVRVFNRHGIDKDERAMAIEREEIERLAKDRDDEQSILDRNVYARLKEMLFGKAATAGPKGYVVGTKLNDQMFEAQPRSKWWQFAVDDDKVMAEMEALHAQYEESRRLLEQRFIDKVDKLQRGDELPPGVMKMVKVFIATKRKIQPGDKMAGRHGNKGVVSRIVPVEDMPYLEDGTSVDIVLNPLGVPSRMNVGQILETHLGWACAGMGKKIDEMVRIYQQKGDLKPLRAEVGSLFAGDETITDLDDDGLIRLGEHLSKGVSIATPVFDGAKEADIVEMLERAGLKGSGQSTVFDGRSGEQFDRQVTVGYIYMLKLDHLVDNKIHARSIGPYSLVTQQPLGGKAQFGGQRFGEMEVWALEAYGAAYTLQEMLTIKSDDVAGRTKVYEAIVRGDDTFEAGIPESFNVLVKEIRSLGLNVELDMREIEGDGSQAEAELAPPQEAAE, from the coding sequence ATGGCTACCACGTTCAACGGCCGCCGCAAGGTTCGCAAGTCCTTCGGTTCCATTCGCGAAGTCACGGAGATGCCCAATCTGATCGAGGTCCAGAAGGCCTCCTATGATCAGTTTCTCCTCGTGGACGAGCCCAAGGGTGGCCGTCCCGACGAAGGGCTTCAGTCCGTGTTCCGTTCGGTCTTTCCGATCTCCGACTTTTCGAACACTGCATCCCTCGAATTCGTGAAGTACGAGTTCGAGCAGCCCAAGTATGACATCGACGAGTGCCGTGCGCGCGACATCACCTTCGCTGCCCCGCTCAAGGTCACGCTGCGCCTGATCGTGTTCGAAGTGGACGAAGAAACCGGCGCCAAGTCCGTCAAGGACATCAAGGAGCAGGACGTCTACATGGGCGATATGCCCTTCATGACGTCGAACGGCACCTTCATCGTCAACGGCACCGAGCGCGTCATCGTCTCGCAGATGCATCGTTCGCCTGGCGTGTTCTTCGATCACGACAAGGGCAAGACCCATTCGTCGGGCAAGCTGCTGTTTGCCGGCCGTATCATTCCCTATCGCGGTTCGTGGCTCGATATCGAATTCGACGCCAAGGACGTGGTCTATGCGCGTATCGATCGTCGCCGCAAGATTCCGGTCACCTCGTTGCTCAAGGCGCTTGGCATGGATGCCGAGGAAATCCTCGACACCTATTACAACAAGCTGACCTTCGAAAAGACGGCGACTGGCTGGCAGAAGCCATACGACGCCGAGAAGATGAAGAATGCCAAGCCTTCGACGGACCTGATCGACGCCAAGACTGGCGACGTGGTGCATGAAGCTGGCAAGAAGCTCTCCGCTCGCCAGGCCAAGAAGCTTGCCGAGAATGGCCTGACGCACCTGCTTGCGGTCAATGAAGACCTCTATGGCATGTATGTCGCCGAGGACCTGATCAGCATGAAGACCGGCGAGGTCTACATGGAGGCGGGTGACGAGCTCGACGAAAAGACCCTGACCAAGCTGCTTGATCTGGGCTTTGACGAGCTGCCGATCCTCGACATCGATCACATCTCGATCGGTGGCTATATCCGCAACACGCTGGCCGTGGACAAGAACGAGTCGCGTGAAGACGCTTTGTTCGACATCTATCGCGTCATGCGCCCCGGTGAGCCGCCGACCGTCGATACGGCCGAAGCCATGTTCCAGTCGCTGTTCTTCGACAGCGAGCGCTATGACCTGTCGGCCGTTGGTCGCGTCAAGATGAACATGCGCCTCGAGCTCGATGCGCCCGACACCATGCGTACCCTCCGCAAGGAAGATATCGTGGAAGTCGTCCGCACGCTGGTCGACCTGCGCGATGGCCGCGGCGAGATCGACGACATCGACAACCTCGGCAACCGTCGCGTTCGCTCGGTTGGCGAACTCATGGAAAACTCCTATCGCCTTGGCCTGCTCCGCATGGAACGCGCCATCAAGGAGCGCATGAGCTCGGTCGAAATCGACACCGTGATGCCGCAGGACCTGATCAACGCAAAGCCGGCTGCCGCCGCCGTGCGTGAATTCTTCGGCTCGTCGCAGCTGTCGCAGTTCATGGATCAGACCAATCCGCTGTCGGAAATCACCCACAAGCGTCGTCTCTCGGCGCTTGGGCCGGGTGGTCTGACCCGCGAGCGTGCCGGCTTTGAAGTCCGCGACGTGCATCCGACCCACTATGGCCGTATCTGCCCGATCGAGACGCCGGAAGGCCCGAATATCGGTCTGATCAACTCGCTGTCGACTTTCGCCCGCGTCAACAAGTACGGTTTCATCGAAACCCCGTACCGCAAGATCGTGGACGGCAAGCTGACGACCGACGTGGTTTACCTCTCCGCCATGGAAGAGGCCAAGCACTACGTCGCGCAGGCCAACGTCGAGTTCAATGCCGACGGTACGCTGACCCATGACCTGGTCGTGGCTCGCCATGCTGGTGACAACGGCCTGACGCCCAAGGAAAACGTCGACCTTATGGACGTTTCCCCCAAGCAGATGGTGTCGGTTGCCGCCTCGCTGATCCCGTTCCTCGAGAACGACGACGCCAACCGTGCTCTGATGGGCTCGAACATGCAGCGTCAGGCTGTGCCGCTGCTGCGCGCTCACGCGCCCTTCGTCGGTACCGGCATGGAAGCTGTCGTGGCTCGTGACTCGGGCGCTGCCATCGTGGCCAAGCGCAAGGGCATCGTCGATCAGGTGGACGCCACCCGTATCGTTATTCGCGCAACGGAAGAAACCGATGCGTCGAAGTCGGGCGTCGACATCTACAACCTGATGAAGTTCCAGCGTTCGAACCAGTCGACCTGCATCAACCAGCGTCCGCTGGTCGTCGTGGGCGATCATGTCAACCAGGGCGATATCATCGCCGACGGTCCCTCGACCGAACTGGGCGATCTGGCGCTGGGCCGCAACGTGCTCGTCGCGTTCATGCCCTGGAACGGCTACAACTTCGAAGACTCCATCCTGCTCAGCGAGAAGATCGCCATGCAGGACGTCTTCACCTCGATCCATATCGAGGAATATGAAGTGATGGCCCGCGACACCAAGCTTGGTCCGGAAGAAATCACGCGCGACATTCCGAACGTTTCGGAAGAAGCGCTGAAGAACCTCGACGAAGCCGGTATCGTGCACATCGGTGCCGAAGTTGCTCCTGGCGACATCCTGGTCGGCAAGATCACCCCCAAGGGTGAATCGCCGATGACGCCGGAAGAGAAGCTCCTCCGCGCCATCTTCGGTGAAAAGGCCTCGGACGTTCGTGATACCTCGCTCCGCGTTCCGCCGGGCGATGCTGGTACTGTCGTTGAAGTGCGCGTGTTCAATCGCCACGGCATCGACAAGGACGAGCGCGCCATGGCTATCGAGCGCGAAGAAATCGAACGTCTCGCCAAGGACCGTGACGACGAACAGTCGATCCTCGACCGTAACGTCTATGCACGTCTCAAGGAAATGCTGTTCGGCAAGGCTGCCACTGCTGGCCCGAAGGGCTATGTCGTCGGCACCAAGCTGAATGACCAGATGTTCGAAGCCCAGCCGCGTTCGAAGTGGTGGCAGTTTGCCGTCGACGACGACAAGGTAATGGCCGAGATGGAAGCCCTTCATGCGCAGTATGAAGAGAGCCGCCGTCTGCTTGAGCAGCGCTTCATCGACAAGGTGGACAAGCTGCAGCGCGGTGACGAACTTCCGCCGGGCGTGATGAAGATGGTCAAGGTCTTCATCGCAACCAAGCGCAAGATCCAGCCGGGCGACAAGATGGCCGGCCGTCACGGCAACAAGGGTGTGGTTTCGCGCATCGTTCCCGTGGAAGACATGCCGTACCTCGAAGACGGTACGTCGGTCGACATCGTGCTGAACCCGCTGGGCGTCCCGTCGCGCATGAACGTGGGCCAGATCCTCGAGACGCACCTGGGCTGGGCTTGCGCCGGCATGGGCAAGAAGATCGACGAGATGGTCCGCATCTACCAGCAGAAGGGTGACCTCAAGCCGCTCCGTGCGGAAGTGGGTTCGCTGTTTGCCGGTGACGAAACGATTACCGATCTGGACGACGATGGCCTCATCCGCCTCGGCGAACACCTTTCCAAGGGCGTGTCGATCGCGACCCCGGTGTTCGACGGTGCCAAGGAAGCCGATATCGTCGAGATGCTGGAACGTGCAGGTCTCAAGGGCTCTGGCCAGTCGACCGTCTTTGACGGCCGTTCGGGCGAACAGTTCGACCGTCAGGTGACCGTGGGCTATATCTATATGCTCAAGCTCGACCACCTGGTGGACAACAAGATCCACGCCCGTTCGATCGGCCCTTACTCGCTGGTCACCCAGCAGCCGCTCGGCGGCAAGGCCCAGTTCGGCGGTCAGCGCTTCGGCGAGATGGAAGTGTGGGCTCTCGAAGCCTATGGCGCGGCTTACACGCTCCAGGAAATGCTCACCATCAAGTCGGACGACGTTGCTGGTCGTACCAAGGTCTACGAAGCCATCGTTCGCGGCGACGACACGTTCGAAGCGGGCATCCCCGAGAGCTTCAACGTTCTGGTCAAGGAAATCCGTTCGCTCGGTCTCAATGTCGAACTCGACATGCGCGAGATCGAGGGTGACGGCAGCCAGGCCGAAGCGGAGCTCGCACCTCCTCAGGAAGCGGCGGAATAA
- a CDS encoding MAPEG family protein, protein MLSLIFLVLLLLLFQAGQPGRYLALQVGNDAQMGPRDDLPEPTRELARSRRALANLQETLPIFLTLAVLCIVYGEQGWLATLGAAVYFLARVAHYNLYMRGISPWRSIAFLVSLIGMVLMAVPLVPHIWN, encoded by the coding sequence GTGCTGTCGCTGATTTTTCTGGTTCTTCTTTTGCTGTTGTTCCAGGCAGGCCAGCCTGGTCGCTATCTGGCGCTGCAGGTTGGCAATGATGCGCAGATGGGTCCGCGCGACGATCTGCCCGAACCCACCAGGGAGTTGGCGCGATCGCGCCGCGCGCTGGCCAATCTGCAGGAGACGTTGCCGATTTTTCTAACGTTGGCGGTGCTTTGCATCGTTTACGGCGAGCAGGGCTGGCTGGCCACGCTGGGGGCAGCCGTGTATTTCCTGGCCCGCGTGGCGCACTATAATCTTTACATGCGGGGGATTTCCCCCTGGCGGTCCATTGCTTTCCTGGTCTCGCTGATCGGCATGGTGCTGATGGCGGTCCCACTTGTCCCCCATATCTGGAACTGA
- a CDS encoding glycosyl transferase family 1, whose product MLRILYLVFNLADPAVARRIAQFQLGGASVQIAGFRRSDATLPDLGLDTAIELDITHDGRMLHRVFATARASYTTRAWGKAFARPDVIVARNMEMLAIANRLRALWPEPPRVVYECLDIHRLMLRQDGLGKGMRSMEQRLMRPAELLLTSSPAFLKNHFDIHGAPPALLIENKVFGLEEFGRNPGLDNDAETIQLGWFGALRCHKSLTALDSLSRAMNGNLEITLRGRPARTEFTDFDGTTEAAPHLTYSGVYCYPDELAPIYSAVHFVWAIDFFEEGQNSKWLLPNRIYEGCLNGAIPIALAGTETAAFIQRLGIGLVIPDIGQSTLLNLFESMTPDRIRSLAQAVAAQDRAHFLCDADECRTLVDAIAGRASAHTQLEVAA is encoded by the coding sequence TTGCTCAGGATTTTGTACCTGGTCTTCAATCTCGCCGACCCGGCCGTGGCCCGCCGGATAGCCCAGTTCCAGCTTGGAGGAGCCAGCGTGCAAATCGCTGGCTTCCGCCGTTCTGACGCCACCCTGCCCGACCTCGGGCTCGATACCGCGATCGAGCTCGACATCACCCATGATGGGCGCATGCTGCATCGCGTTTTTGCAACGGCGCGCGCTAGTTACACCACGCGCGCCTGGGGCAAGGCTTTCGCGCGGCCCGACGTCATCGTCGCGCGCAACATGGAAATGCTCGCCATTGCCAATCGCCTGCGCGCGCTCTGGCCCGAGCCGCCCCGCGTGGTCTATGAATGCCTCGACATCCACCGCCTGATGCTGCGGCAGGATGGCTTGGGCAAGGGCATGCGCAGCATGGAGCAGCGCCTGATGCGCCCCGCCGAATTGCTGCTCACCAGCTCCCCGGCCTTCCTCAAAAACCATTTCGATATCCACGGCGCCCCGCCAGCCCTGCTGATCGAAAACAAGGTCTTTGGGCTCGAAGAATTCGGGCGCAATCCGGGACTGGATAATGATGCCGAGACGATCCAGCTTGGCTGGTTCGGTGCGCTGCGCTGCCACAAGTCTCTGACGGCCTTGGATAGCCTGTCGCGCGCCATGAATGGAAATCTTGAGATTACCCTTCGCGGGCGGCCGGCGCGGACCGAGTTTACCGACTTCGATGGCACGACCGAGGCCGCGCCGCATCTTACCTATTCCGGGGTCTACTGCTATCCCGACGAACTCGCGCCGATCTACTCGGCCGTGCATTTCGTCTGGGCCATCGACTTTTTTGAAGAAGGTCAGAATTCGAAATGGCTGCTGCCCAATCGCATCTATGAAGGCTGCCTCAACGGCGCCATCCCGATCGCCCTCGCGGGCACTGAAACCGCGGCCTTCATCCAGCGCCTCGGCATCGGTCTGGTCATACCCGACATCGGGCAGTCCACACTGTTGAATCTGTTCGAATCCATGACACCCGATCGAATCCGCTCACTCGCACAGGCTGTA
- the rplA gene encoding 50S ribosomal protein L1, with protein sequence MAHVGKKITKAREGIDRNKLYKLDEAVKMVKARASAKFDETIEIAINLGVDPRHADQMVRGVVNLPNGTGKTVRVAVFAKDAKADEARKAGADIVGAEDLMEQIQSGKIDFDRCIATPDMMPLVGRLGKILGPRNLMPNPKVGTVTPDVAGAVKAAKGGAVEYRVEKAGILHAGVGKVSFSEEALLQNIKAFTDAVVRSKPAGAKGTYVKKVAVSSTMGPGVHVEPASAL encoded by the coding sequence ATGGCACACGTCGGTAAGAAGATCACCAAGGCCCGTGAAGGCATCGACCGCAACAAGCTGTACAAGCTTGATGAGGCCGTGAAGATGGTCAAGGCTCGCGCCTCGGCCAAGTTTGACGAAACCATCGAAATCGCCATCAACCTCGGTGTTGATCCGCGTCACGCCGACCAGATGGTCCGTGGCGTCGTGAACCTGCCCAACGGCACCGGCAAGACCGTGCGCGTGGCCGTGTTCGCCAAGGATGCCAAGGCTGACGAAGCCCGCAAGGCTGGCGCAGACATCGTTGGTGCCGAAGACCTGATGGAACAGATCCAGTCTGGCAAGATCGATTTCGATCGCTGCATTGCCACGCCGGACATGATGCCGCTGGTCGGTCGCCTGGGCAAGATCCTGGGCCCGCGCAACCTGATGCCGAACCCCAAGGTTGGCACGGTTACCCCCGATGTCGCCGGCGCCGTCAAGGCTGCCAAGGGCGGTGCCGTTGAGTACCGCGTCGAAAAGGCCGGTATCCTGCATGCTGGCGTTGGCAAGGTTTCCTTCTCGGAAGAAGCCCTGCTGCAGAACATCAAGGCGTTCACCGACGCCGTGGTTCGTTCCAAGCCGGCTGGCGCCAAGGGCACCTACGTCAAGAAGGTTGCCGTTTCCTCGACCATGGGCCCTGGCGTCCATGTTGAGCCGGCTTCGGCCCTCTAA
- the rplK gene encoding 50S ribosomal protein L11 — MAKKIVGYVKLQVPAGSATPSPPIGPALGQRGLNIMEFCKAFNAATQEMEKGSPIPVVITAYADKSFTFEMKQPPVTYFIKKAVNLKSGSKLPGKESAGTITVAQLRDIAEKKMKDLNADNVDAAVSMIAGSARSMGIQVEG; from the coding sequence ATGGCAAAGAAAATCGTTGGCTACGTAAAGCTGCAGGTGCCCGCTGGCTCCGCAACGCCGTCCCCGCCGATCGGGCCGGCTCTCGGTCAGCGCGGTCTGAACATCATGGAATTCTGCAAGGCGTTCAATGCCGCCACGCAGGAAATGGAAAAGGGTTCGCCCATTCCAGTCGTGATCACCGCCTATGCCGACAAGAGCTTCACTTTCGAGATGAAGCAGCCGCCGGTCACCTACTTCATCAAGAAGGCCGTCAACCTGAAGTCGGGTTCCAAGCTTCCGGGCAAGGAATCGGCTGGTACGATCACCGTGGCTCAGCTGCGTGATATCGCCGAAAAGAAGATGAAGGATCTCAATGCTGACAACGTCGACGCTGCCGTGTCGATGATTGCTGGCTCTGCCCGTTCCATGGGCATTCAGGTCGAGGGCTGA
- the secE gene encoding preprotein translocase subunit SecE, whose amino-acid sequence MMARPNPIQFLQQVRQETAKVTWPGRNEVLISTVMVLVLVLFASLFFLAADQVISWLVGLMLSIR is encoded by the coding sequence CTGATGGCCCGTCCGAACCCGATCCAGTTCCTGCAGCAAGTCCGGCAGGAAACCGCCAAGGTTACCTGGCCGGGTCGCAACGAAGTCCTGATCTCGACGGTCATGGTCCTCGTGCTCGTGCTGTTTGCGAGCCTGTTCTTCCTGGCTGCCGATCAGGTGATTTCCTGGCTCGTCGGCCTGATGCTTTCGATCCGCTAG
- the rplL gene encoding 50S ribosomal protein L7/L12 → MADLAKIVDDLSALTVLEASELSKMLEEKWGVSAAAPVAVAAAGGGAAAPAAEEKTEFDVILASFGDNKINVIKEVRAITGLGLGEAKALVEAAPKAIKEGVSKAEAEDIKTKLEAAGAKVELK, encoded by the coding sequence ATGGCTGATCTCGCCAAGATCGTAGACGACCTGTCTGCCCTGACCGTTCTGGAAGCTTCCGAACTGTCGAAGATGCTGGAAGAAAAGTGGGGCGTTTCCGCCGCCGCTCCGGTTGCTGTTGCCGCTGCTGGCGGTGGCGCTGCTGCTCCGGCTGCTGAAGAAAAGACCGAATTTGACGTCATTCTCGCCTCGTTCGGCGACAACAAGATCAACGTCATCAAGGAAGTCCGTGCGATCACCGGTCTGGGCCTCGGCGAAGCCAAGGCTCTGGTTGAAGCTGCTCCGAAGGCCATCAAGGAAGGCGTTTCGAAGGCTGAAGCCGAAGACATCAAGACCAAGCTGGAAGCAGCTGGCGCCAAGGTCGAACTCAAGTAA
- a CDS encoding HupE/UreJ family protein, with product MRLLLALAILLFSPALAFAHTGIGDTGGGFLHGMEHPIGGIDHVLAMVAVGVFAFVLGGRALWLVPLSFVSMMVAGFALGLMQLDLPFVELGIALSSVAIGGAAALGRPVPVAVASALVGCFAVFHGHAHGSEMPSDTGSLAYAAGFVLATALLHLAGIVGSAGIARIIGRHGKLAARLAGGVFALGGLGVLAGWL from the coding sequence ATGCGTCTCTTGCTGGCTTTGGCCATTCTACTCTTCTCCCCCGCTTTGGCCTTTGCCCACACCGGCATTGGTGACACGGGCGGCGGTTTCCTCCACGGCATGGAACATCCCATCGGCGGCATCGACCATGTGCTGGCCATGGTCGCTGTTGGCGTCTTTGCCTTTGTGCTCGGTGGTCGCGCCCTTTGGCTGGTGCCGCTGAGCTTTGTTTCCATGATGGTCGCAGGCTTCGCGCTTGGCCTGATGCAACTCGACCTGCCCTTCGTTGAATTGGGCATTGCCCTGTCCAGCGTGGCCATCGGCGGTGCCGCCGCGCTGGGCCGTCCCGTCCCCGTTGCGGTTGCTTCGGCTCTTGTGGGCTGTTTTGCCGTCTTCCACGGCCATGCTCATGGCTCAGAAATGCCCAGCGACACCGGCAGTTTAGCTTATGCCGCCGGCTTCGTCCTCGCCACCGCCCTGCTTCACCTCGCTGGCATTGTCGGTTCTGCCGGAATTGCTCGCATCATTGGCCGCCATGGCAAGCTAGCCGCCCGGCTGGCTGGCGGCGTCTTCGCACTCGGCGGCCTCGGCGTATTGGCTGGCTGGCTCTGA
- a CDS encoding GAF domain-containing protein — MPTIDPQFADRLGAALAAGRQEFIALLTEQFLNLPGLRTATWLAILPDRSRTDRIGTSDAKTFPIGGFDVITDDDPWCRRILGEKRPVVCNSEVEMFDFLPNEAQVLIDMGYTCNLSAPIIVAGETRGTVNLLGDAGALTEETLTGIKRLLTIAALIFTFRDEQATA, encoded by the coding sequence TTGCCCACCATTGATCCACAATTTGCCGACCGCTTGGGCGCTGCCCTCGCTGCGGGACGGCAGGAATTCATTGCCCTCCTGACCGAACAGTTTTTGAACCTGCCCGGCCTGCGCACGGCAACTTGGCTCGCCATCCTGCCCGATCGGTCGCGCACCGACCGGATCGGCACTTCTGATGCCAAGACCTTCCCCATCGGCGGCTTCGACGTCATTACCGATGACGACCCATGGTGCCGCCGCATTCTGGGCGAAAAGCGCCCGGTTGTGTGCAATTCCGAAGTCGAAATGTTCGACTTCCTGCCCAATGAAGCGCAGGTGCTGATCGACATGGGCTACACCTGCAACCTCTCGGCGCCGATCATCGTTGCCGGTGAAACGCGTGGTACGGTCAACCTTTTGGGCGATGCCGGCGCACTGACGGAAGAGACGCTCACCGGTATTAAGCGCCTCTTGACCATTGCCGCCCTGATCTTCACTTTCAGGGACGAGCAAGCAACCGCCTGA
- the rplJ gene encoding 50S ribosomal protein L10: protein MERAEKRELVASLQSALGGAGSIVLAQNAGLTVANLETLRREVKAAGGYVKVAKNRLAKLALKETDHADISGLFTGPIVIAYAEDPMTAPKIAAKFADKNAKYVVLGGVMGKTALDANNVKALATMPSLNELRATLAGMLKQPATRIASVIVAPAGGIARVLAAHAEKSNEAA, encoded by the coding sequence GTGGAAAGAGCGGAAAAGCGTGAGCTTGTCGCATCGCTTCAGTCAGCCCTTGGTGGCGCTGGATCGATCGTACTCGCGCAGAATGCCGGTCTGACCGTGGCAAATCTGGAGACCCTTCGCCGTGAGGTGAAGGCTGCAGGTGGCTACGTGAAGGTCGCGAAGAACCGTCTTGCCAAGCTTGCTCTTAAAGAAACCGACCACGCCGACATTTCGGGCCTGTTTACCGGCCCGATCGTCATCGCCTATGCGGAAGACCCCATGACTGCGCCCAAGATTGCGGCGAAGTTTGCTGACAAGAACGCAAAGTATGTCGTTCTTGGTGGCGTTATGGGCAAGACCGCGCTTGACGCGAATAACGTCAAGGCGCTGGCGACCATGCCGTCGCTCAACGAACTGCGCGCTACGCTCGCCGGGATGCTCAAGCAGCCCGCGACCCGTATCGCTTCGGTCATCGTTGCGCCGGCTGGTGGTATCGCGCGCGTGTTGGCCGCTCATGCGGAAAAGAGCAACGAAGCAGCGTAA
- a CDS encoding PilZ domain-containing protein, whose protein sequence is MKSWIEKRQHKREAIRIEATAVMQDGLVRQEVLVVNLSRSGAMVELPESIDLSEDFTLLFNHSLEPCRVIWRQAQFAGVEFAHVLPEQRECFFDSGQTADVVARAQQRQVDDRRI, encoded by the coding sequence ATGAAAAGTTGGATCGAAAAGCGTCAGCACAAGCGCGAAGCCATTCGCATTGAAGCCACCGCCGTCATGCAGGACGGCCTGGTGCGTCAGGAGGTTCTGGTCGTGAACCTGTCCCGTTCCGGCGCCATGGTGGAACTCCCAGAATCCATCGACCTGTCGGAGGACTTCACCCTCTTGTTCAACCACTCGCTTGAGCCCTGCCGTGTCATCTGGCGTCAGGCGCAGTTTGCAGGCGTCGAATTCGCCCATGTCTTGCCCGAGCAGCGCGAATGCTTCTTTGACTCAGGTCAAACTGCCGATGTCGTTGCCAGAGCTCAGCAACGCCAGGTTGATGACCGCCGGATTTGA
- the nusG gene encoding transcription termination/antitermination protein NusG → MAKRWYIVQAYSNFERKVAEDIRQKVAQKKLEHLFEDVIVPTEKVVEIRRGRKVDAERKFFPGYVLVKMDMTDEAFHLIKNTPKVTGFLGSDNKPMPISEKEAMGILQQVQEGVEHPKPSVSFEVGENVRVSDGPFASFNGVVEEVDEERARLKVEVSIFGRPTPVELEYGQVEKV, encoded by the coding sequence ATGGCCAAGCGCTGGTACATCGTTCAGGCATACAGTAACTTCGAACGCAAAGTGGCGGAAGATATCCGTCAGAAGGTTGCGCAGAAGAAGCTCGAGCATCTGTTTGAAGACGTGATCGTTCCGACCGAAAAGGTCGTCGAGATCCGTCGTGGCCGCAAGGTCGATGCCGAACGCAAGTTCTTCCCGGGCTACGTTCTGGTGAAGATGGACATGACCGACGAGGCATTCCATCTGATCAAGAACACGCCCAAGGTCACTGGTTTCCTCGGTTCGGACAACAAGCCGATGCCGATCTCGGAAAAGGAAGCCATGGGCATCCTGCAGCAGGTGCAGGAAGGCGTGGAGCATCCCAAGCCTTCTGTCTCGTTCGAAGTGGGCGAGAATGTGCGCGTGTCGGACGGTCCCTTCGCCAGCTTCAATGGCGTGGTGGAAGAAGTCGACGAAGAACGCGCCCGCCTCAAGGTGGAAGTTTCGATTTTCGGGCGTCCCACTCCGGTGGAGCTCGAATATGGTCAGGTCGAAAAGGTCTGA